A part of Aegilops tauschii subsp. strangulata cultivar AL8/78 chromosome 2, Aet v6.0, whole genome shotgun sequence genomic DNA contains:
- the LOC109751942 gene encoding linoleate 9S-lipoxygenase isoform X3, with amino-acid sequence MQMQIRHSSRPCARGPHAPSVTCTRAPGWTAKMLRPAGALGRRDGQRPTLVPSAARSQLKILHPNTSTSHGATTATRAVAGSDVQTTSTATSARVQGKLLLQSSDSPSSPLRLSLQLVSATVAGSDGSGVRGEAAALDAVISSGETELDVELLWDEALGAPGAVLVTNNSDFPVYLQLLSLSSPAVHFVCNGWVYPVGKHPYRLFFTNDAYVKEKTPPALLKDREDELRLLRGEGAPADKPLQKWDRVYDYALYNDLGNPDLRKDLARPVLGGSEEYPYPRRTRTSRPPSKADPASETRASLEEGIYIPCDERTGPVAKAPSLPKLDGHFGSLAEVHGLFGSNAKPIPFPFPQVISANRTAWRTDEEFARQTLAGTNPLSIELVTDFPLTSKLDRAVYGDQDSKIAKEHIEKNLGNMTVAQAIEKDRLYVVDHHDWVMPYLKRINELPGAEEKGEISQRKSYATRTLFFLQDDSTLKPLAIELSSPHPKDERLGATSTVYTPPDELKAGDAASDTFTAWDLAKAHAASNDACKNNYVLHWLRTHATMEPLVIAANRQLSVLHPIHRLLKPHFRNTLDTNSTARHIVIGSGDERQGGAFYRNMHEVNFFTGKYGMEMSSKAYASFNFTELAFPNELIKRGMVRGAPKKNEEEELPRNDELNILTAIWKWVTELFFPNEHIKTGVARGDPKKPEELELLIKDYPYAVDGLEIWTAIKEWVTDYCAIYYADGDGAVAGDSELQAWWSEVRNVGHGDLRDAPWWPAMDSVDDLVETCATIIWLGSAYHSAVSFGQYGYNGFVPNRPTITSGEMPADAKAVVTEAEFLGRITPKTEAFGLMALTMNPPVKPGEPLMGERPDTERWTSEQRAAKALLEFNAKLDAVAEAVKKRNADGALRNRNGPVEVPYTLLAPRADPAAPHVGGIPNSIAV; translated from the exons ATGCAGATGCAGATCCGTCACAGCTCACGCCCGTGTGCCCGCGGCCCGCATGCTCCGTCTGTCACGTGCACTCGGGCGCCGGGATGGACCGCGAAGATGCTCCGTCCTGCAGGGGCACTGGGGCGCCGGGATGGACAACGTCCAACGCTCGTGCCTTCAGCGGCTCGCTCGCAGCTGAAAATCTTGCACCCGAACACCAGCACAAGCCATGGCGCCACCACGGCCACGCGTGCAGTGGCCGGCTCCGACGTACAGACCACGTCCACCGCCACAAGCGCTCGTGTCCAAGGCAAGCTGCTGCTGCAGAGCTCCGACTCGCCCAGCAGCCCGCTCCGGCTGTCCCTCCAGCTCGTCAGCGCCACCGTCGCCG GGAGTGATGGGAGCGGCGTGagaggggaggcggcggcgctggacGCCGTCATATCGAGCGGGGAGACAGAGCTCGACGTGGAGCTGCTGTGGGACGAGGCCCTGGGCGCGCCCGGCGCAGTGCTCGTGACGAACAACTCCGACTTCCCCGTGTACCTGCAGCTGCTGAGCCTGAGCTCGCCGGCCGTCCACTTCGTCTGCAACGGGTGGGTCTATCCCGTCGGGAAGCACCCATACCGCCTCTTCTTCACCAACGAC GCGTACGTGAAGGAGAAGACGCCGCCGGCGCTGCTTAAGGACAGGGAAGACGAGCTCCGCCTGCTCCGGGGCGAGGGCGCGCCGGCCGACAAGCCGCTGCAGAAATGGGACCGCGTGTACGACTACGCGCTCTACAACGACCTGGGAAACCCCGACCTGCGCAAGGACCTGGCGCGCCCGGTGCTGGGAGGATCCGAAGAGTACCCGTACCCTCGCCGGACCAGGACCAGCCGGCCTCCGAGCAAGGCGGACCCCGCGAGCGAGACGAGGGCGTCGCTGGAGGAAGGGATCTACATCCCGTGCGACGAGCGGACCGGCCCCGTGGCCAAGGCGCCCAGCCTTCCGAAACTCGATGGTCACTTCGGGTCGTTGGCGGAAGTCCACGGCCTCTTCGGCAGCAACGCCAAGCCCATCCCATTCCCCTTCCCACAGGTCATCTCAG CGAATCGAACAGCTTGGAGGACGGATGAAGAGTTCGCTAGGCAAACACTCGCAGGGACAAACCCACTGTCCATCGAGCTCGTCACCGACTTCCCACTCACGAGCAAGCTTGACCGGGCTGTGTACGGTGACCAAGACAGCAAGATAGCCAAAGAGCACATTGAGAAGAACTTGGGAAACATGACTGTGGCGCAG GCTATAGAAAAGGACAGGTTGTACGTTGTGGATCACCATGACTGGGTGATGCCTTACTTGAAGCGCATCAACGAGCTGCCAGGCGCCGAGGAGAAGGGCGAGATCTCCCAGAGGAAGTCGTACGCCACGAGGACGCTTTTCTTCTTGCAAGACGACTCCACACTCAAGCCGCTGGCGATCGAGCTTAGCTCGCCGCACCCCAAGGATGAGCGCCTCGGCGCCACCAGCACGGTGTACACTCCGCCCGACGAACTCAAAGCCGGCGACGCCGCCTCCGACACCTTCACGGCGTGGGACCTCGCCAAGGCCCACGCCGCCTCCAACGACGCCTGCAAGAACAACTACGTCCTTCACTG GCTGAGGACGCACGCGACCATGGAGCCCTTGGTGATCGCGGCGAACCGGCAGCTGAGCGTGCTACACCCAATCCACAGGCTCCTCAAGCCGCACTTCCGCAACACCTTGGACACAAATTCCACGGCACGACACATCGTCATCGGCTCGGGCGACGAGCGACAGGGTGGTGCCTTTTACCGCAACATGCACGAGGTCAACTTCTTCACCGGCAAGTACGGCATGGAGATGTCCTCCAAGGCATACGCTTCATTTAACTTCACCGAGCTCGCTTTCCCCAACGAACTCATCAAGCG TGGAATGGTGAGAGGAGCTCCGAAGAAGAATGAGGAGGAGGAGCTGCCGAGAAACGACGAGCTCAACATCTTGACGGCGATCTGGAAATGGGTCACCGAGCTCTTTTTCCCCAACGAACACATCAAGAC AGGCGTGGCGAGAGGCGATCCGAAGAAGCCCGAGGAGCTGGAGCTGCTGATAAAGGACTACCCTTACGCGGTCGACGGGCTGGAGATCTGGACGGCGATCAAGGAATGGGTCACGGACTACTGCGCGATATACTACGccgacggcgacggcgccgtcgcggGCGACAGCGAGCTGCAGGCGTGGTGGAGCGAGGTGCGAAACGTGGGCCACGGCGACCTGCGCGACGCGCCGTGGTGGCCGGCGATGGACAGCGTCGACGACCTCGTGGAGACCTGCGCCACCATCATCTGGCTCGGATCGGCTTATCACTCGGCCGTCAGCTTCGGGCAGTACGGGTACAACGGCTTCGTCCCCAACCGCCCCACCATCACCTCCGGGGAGATGCCGGCCGACGCCAAAGCGGTGGTGACCGAGGCCGAGTTCCTCGGCCGCATCACCCCGAAGACCGAGGCGTTCGGCCTCATGGCGCTCACCATGAACCCGCCCGTGAAGCCGGGGGAGCCGCTCATGGGAGAGCGGCCGGACACGGAGCGGTGGACGAGCGAGCAGCGGGCGGCCAAGGCGCTGCTGGAGTTCAACGCGAAGCTGGACGCGGTCGCGGAGGCCGTCAAGAAGAGGAACGCCGACGGCGCGCTGCGGAACCGGAACGGGCCCGTGGAGGTGCCCTACACGCTGCTCGCGCCGAGGGCCGACCCTGCGGCACCACACGTCGGTGGGATTCCCAACAGCATCGCCGTTTGA
- the LOC109751942 gene encoding linoleate 9S-lipoxygenase isoform X2, which produces MQMQIRHSSRPCARGPHAPSVTCTRAPGWTAKMLRPAGALGRRDGQRPTLVPSAARSQLKILHPNTSTSHGATTATRAVAGSDVQTTSTATSARVQGKLLLQSSDSPSSPLRLSLQLVSATVAGSDGSGVRGEAAALDAVISSGETELDVELLWDEALGAPGAVLVTNNSDFPVYLQLLSLSSPAVHFVCNGWVYPVGKHPYRLFFTNDAYVKEKTPPALLKDREDELRLLRGEGAPADKPLQKWDRVYDYALYNDLGNPDLRKDLARPVLGGSEEYPYPRRTRTSRPPSKADPASETRASLEEGIYIPCDERTGPVAKAPSLPKLDGHFGSLAEVHGLFGSNAKPIPFPFPQVISANRTAWRTDEEFARQTLAGTNPLSIELVTDFPLTSKLDRAVYGDQDSKIAKEHIEKNLGNMTVAQAIEKDRLYVVDHHDWVMPYLKRINELPGAEEKGEISQRKSYATRTLFFLQDDSTLKPLAIELSSPHPKDERLGATSTVYTPPDELKAGDAASDTFTAWDLAKAHAASNDACKNNYVLHWLRTHATMEPLVIAANRQLSVLHPIHRLLKPHFRNTLDTNSTARHIVIGSGDERQGGAFYRNMHEVNFFTGKYGMEMSSKAYASFNFTELAFPNELIKRGVARGDPKKPEELELLIKDYPYAVDGLEIWTAIKEWVTDYCAIYYADGDGAVAGDSELQAWWSEVRNVGHGDLRDAPWWPAMDSVDDLVETCATIIWLGSAYHSAVSFGQYGYNGFVPNRPTITSGEMPADAKAVVTEAEFLGRITPKTEAFGLMALTMNPPVKPGEPLMGERPDTERWTSEQRAAKALLEFNAKLDAVAEAVKKRNADGALRNRNGPVEVPYTLLAPRADPAAPHVGGIPNSIAV; this is translated from the exons ATGCAGATGCAGATCCGTCACAGCTCACGCCCGTGTGCCCGCGGCCCGCATGCTCCGTCTGTCACGTGCACTCGGGCGCCGGGATGGACCGCGAAGATGCTCCGTCCTGCAGGGGCACTGGGGCGCCGGGATGGACAACGTCCAACGCTCGTGCCTTCAGCGGCTCGCTCGCAGCTGAAAATCTTGCACCCGAACACCAGCACAAGCCATGGCGCCACCACGGCCACGCGTGCAGTGGCCGGCTCCGACGTACAGACCACGTCCACCGCCACAAGCGCTCGTGTCCAAGGCAAGCTGCTGCTGCAGAGCTCCGACTCGCCCAGCAGCCCGCTCCGGCTGTCCCTCCAGCTCGTCAGCGCCACCGTCGCCG GGAGTGATGGGAGCGGCGTGagaggggaggcggcggcgctggacGCCGTCATATCGAGCGGGGAGACAGAGCTCGACGTGGAGCTGCTGTGGGACGAGGCCCTGGGCGCGCCCGGCGCAGTGCTCGTGACGAACAACTCCGACTTCCCCGTGTACCTGCAGCTGCTGAGCCTGAGCTCGCCGGCCGTCCACTTCGTCTGCAACGGGTGGGTCTATCCCGTCGGGAAGCACCCATACCGCCTCTTCTTCACCAACGAC GCGTACGTGAAGGAGAAGACGCCGCCGGCGCTGCTTAAGGACAGGGAAGACGAGCTCCGCCTGCTCCGGGGCGAGGGCGCGCCGGCCGACAAGCCGCTGCAGAAATGGGACCGCGTGTACGACTACGCGCTCTACAACGACCTGGGAAACCCCGACCTGCGCAAGGACCTGGCGCGCCCGGTGCTGGGAGGATCCGAAGAGTACCCGTACCCTCGCCGGACCAGGACCAGCCGGCCTCCGAGCAAGGCGGACCCCGCGAGCGAGACGAGGGCGTCGCTGGAGGAAGGGATCTACATCCCGTGCGACGAGCGGACCGGCCCCGTGGCCAAGGCGCCCAGCCTTCCGAAACTCGATGGTCACTTCGGGTCGTTGGCGGAAGTCCACGGCCTCTTCGGCAGCAACGCCAAGCCCATCCCATTCCCCTTCCCACAGGTCATCTCAG CGAATCGAACAGCTTGGAGGACGGATGAAGAGTTCGCTAGGCAAACACTCGCAGGGACAAACCCACTGTCCATCGAGCTCGTCACCGACTTCCCACTCACGAGCAAGCTTGACCGGGCTGTGTACGGTGACCAAGACAGCAAGATAGCCAAAGAGCACATTGAGAAGAACTTGGGAAACATGACTGTGGCGCAG GCTATAGAAAAGGACAGGTTGTACGTTGTGGATCACCATGACTGGGTGATGCCTTACTTGAAGCGCATCAACGAGCTGCCAGGCGCCGAGGAGAAGGGCGAGATCTCCCAGAGGAAGTCGTACGCCACGAGGACGCTTTTCTTCTTGCAAGACGACTCCACACTCAAGCCGCTGGCGATCGAGCTTAGCTCGCCGCACCCCAAGGATGAGCGCCTCGGCGCCACCAGCACGGTGTACACTCCGCCCGACGAACTCAAAGCCGGCGACGCCGCCTCCGACACCTTCACGGCGTGGGACCTCGCCAAGGCCCACGCCGCCTCCAACGACGCCTGCAAGAACAACTACGTCCTTCACTG GCTGAGGACGCACGCGACCATGGAGCCCTTGGTGATCGCGGCGAACCGGCAGCTGAGCGTGCTACACCCAATCCACAGGCTCCTCAAGCCGCACTTCCGCAACACCTTGGACACAAATTCCACGGCACGACACATCGTCATCGGCTCGGGCGACGAGCGACAGGGTGGTGCCTTTTACCGCAACATGCACGAGGTCAACTTCTTCACCGGCAAGTACGGCATGGAGATGTCCTCCAAGGCATACGCTTCATTTAACTTCACCGAGCTCGCTTTCCCCAACGAACTCATCAAGCG AGGCGTGGCGAGAGGCGATCCGAAGAAGCCCGAGGAGCTGGAGCTGCTGATAAAGGACTACCCTTACGCGGTCGACGGGCTGGAGATCTGGACGGCGATCAAGGAATGGGTCACGGACTACTGCGCGATATACTACGccgacggcgacggcgccgtcgcggGCGACAGCGAGCTGCAGGCGTGGTGGAGCGAGGTGCGAAACGTGGGCCACGGCGACCTGCGCGACGCGCCGTGGTGGCCGGCGATGGACAGCGTCGACGACCTCGTGGAGACCTGCGCCACCATCATCTGGCTCGGATCGGCTTATCACTCGGCCGTCAGCTTCGGGCAGTACGGGTACAACGGCTTCGTCCCCAACCGCCCCACCATCACCTCCGGGGAGATGCCGGCCGACGCCAAAGCGGTGGTGACCGAGGCCGAGTTCCTCGGCCGCATCACCCCGAAGACCGAGGCGTTCGGCCTCATGGCGCTCACCATGAACCCGCCCGTGAAGCCGGGGGAGCCGCTCATGGGAGAGCGGCCGGACACGGAGCGGTGGACGAGCGAGCAGCGGGCGGCCAAGGCGCTGCTGGAGTTCAACGCGAAGCTGGACGCGGTCGCGGAGGCCGTCAAGAAGAGGAACGCCGACGGCGCGCTGCGGAACCGGAACGGGCCCGTGGAGGTGCCCTACACGCTGCTCGCGCCGAGGGCCGACCCTGCGGCACCACACGTCGGTGGGATTCCCAACAGCATCGCCGTTTGA
- the LOC109751942 gene encoding linoleate 9S-lipoxygenase isoform X1, whose protein sequence is MQMQIRHSSRPCARGPHAPSVTCTRAPGWTAKMLRPAGALGRRDGQRPTLVPSAARSQLKILHPNTSTSHGATTATRAVAGSDVQTTSTATSARVQGKLLLQSSDSPSSPLRLSLQLVSATVAGTDGSGVRGEAAALDAVISSGETELDVELLWDEALGAPGAVLVTNNSDFPVYLQLLSLSSPAVHFVCNGWVYPVGKHPYRLFFTNDAYVKEKTPPALLKDREDELRLLRGEGAPADKPLQKWDRVYDYALYNDLGNPDLRKDLARPVLGGSEEYPYPRRTRTSRPPSKADPASETRASLEEGIYIPCDERTGPVAKAPSLPKLDGHFGSLAEVHGLFGSNAKPIPFPFPQVISANRTAWRTDEEFARQTLAGTNPLSIELVTDFPLTSKLDRAVYGDQDSKIAKEHIEKNLGNMTVAQAIEKDRLYVVDHHDWVMPYLKRINELPGAEEKGEISQRKSYATRTLFFLQDDSTLKPLAIELSSPHPKDERLGATSTVYTPPDELKAGDAASDTFTAWDLAKAHAASNDACKNNYVLHWLRTHATMEPLVIAANRQLSVLHPIHRLLKPHFRNTLDTNSTARHIVIGSGDERQGGAFYRNMHEVNFFTGKYGMEMSSKAYASFNFTELAFPNELIKRGMVRGAPKKNEEEELPRNDELNILTAIWKWVTELFFPNEHIKTGVARGDPKKPEELELLIKDYPYAVDGLEIWTAIKEWVTDYCAIYYADGDGAVAGDSELQAWWSEVRNVGHGDLRDAPWWPAMDSVDDLVETCATIIWLGSAYHSAVSFGQYGYNGFVPNRPTITSGEMPADAKAVVTEAEFLGRITPKTEAFGLMALTMNPPVKPGEPLMGERPDTERWTSEQRAAKALLEFNAKLDAVAEAVKKRNADGALRNRNGPVEVPYTLLAPRADPAAPHVGGIPNSIAV, encoded by the exons ATGCAGATGCAGATCCGTCACAGCTCACGCCCGTGTGCCCGCGGCCCGCATGCTCCGTCTGTCACGTGCACTCGGGCGCCGGGATGGACCGCGAAGATGCTCCGTCCTGCAGGGGCACTGGGGCGCCGGGATGGACAACGTCCAACGCTCGTGCCTTCAGCGGCTCGCTCGCAGCTGAAAATCTTGCACCCGAACACCAGCACAAGCCATGGCGCCACCACGGCCACGCGTGCAGTGGCCGGCTCCGACGTACAGACCACGTCCACCGCCACAAGCGCTCGTGTCCAAGGCAAGCTGCTGCTGCAGAGCTCCGACTCGCCCAGCAGCCCGCTCCGGCTGTCCCTCCAGCTCGTCAGCGCCACCGTCGCCGGTAC TGATGGGAGCGGCGTGagaggggaggcggcggcgctggacGCCGTCATATCGAGCGGGGAGACAGAGCTCGACGTGGAGCTGCTGTGGGACGAGGCCCTGGGCGCGCCCGGCGCAGTGCTCGTGACGAACAACTCCGACTTCCCCGTGTACCTGCAGCTGCTGAGCCTGAGCTCGCCGGCCGTCCACTTCGTCTGCAACGGGTGGGTCTATCCCGTCGGGAAGCACCCATACCGCCTCTTCTTCACCAACGAC GCGTACGTGAAGGAGAAGACGCCGCCGGCGCTGCTTAAGGACAGGGAAGACGAGCTCCGCCTGCTCCGGGGCGAGGGCGCGCCGGCCGACAAGCCGCTGCAGAAATGGGACCGCGTGTACGACTACGCGCTCTACAACGACCTGGGAAACCCCGACCTGCGCAAGGACCTGGCGCGCCCGGTGCTGGGAGGATCCGAAGAGTACCCGTACCCTCGCCGGACCAGGACCAGCCGGCCTCCGAGCAAGGCGGACCCCGCGAGCGAGACGAGGGCGTCGCTGGAGGAAGGGATCTACATCCCGTGCGACGAGCGGACCGGCCCCGTGGCCAAGGCGCCCAGCCTTCCGAAACTCGATGGTCACTTCGGGTCGTTGGCGGAAGTCCACGGCCTCTTCGGCAGCAACGCCAAGCCCATCCCATTCCCCTTCCCACAGGTCATCTCAG CGAATCGAACAGCTTGGAGGACGGATGAAGAGTTCGCTAGGCAAACACTCGCAGGGACAAACCCACTGTCCATCGAGCTCGTCACCGACTTCCCACTCACGAGCAAGCTTGACCGGGCTGTGTACGGTGACCAAGACAGCAAGATAGCCAAAGAGCACATTGAGAAGAACTTGGGAAACATGACTGTGGCGCAG GCTATAGAAAAGGACAGGTTGTACGTTGTGGATCACCATGACTGGGTGATGCCTTACTTGAAGCGCATCAACGAGCTGCCAGGCGCCGAGGAGAAGGGCGAGATCTCCCAGAGGAAGTCGTACGCCACGAGGACGCTTTTCTTCTTGCAAGACGACTCCACACTCAAGCCGCTGGCGATCGAGCTTAGCTCGCCGCACCCCAAGGATGAGCGCCTCGGCGCCACCAGCACGGTGTACACTCCGCCCGACGAACTCAAAGCCGGCGACGCCGCCTCCGACACCTTCACGGCGTGGGACCTCGCCAAGGCCCACGCCGCCTCCAACGACGCCTGCAAGAACAACTACGTCCTTCACTG GCTGAGGACGCACGCGACCATGGAGCCCTTGGTGATCGCGGCGAACCGGCAGCTGAGCGTGCTACACCCAATCCACAGGCTCCTCAAGCCGCACTTCCGCAACACCTTGGACACAAATTCCACGGCACGACACATCGTCATCGGCTCGGGCGACGAGCGACAGGGTGGTGCCTTTTACCGCAACATGCACGAGGTCAACTTCTTCACCGGCAAGTACGGCATGGAGATGTCCTCCAAGGCATACGCTTCATTTAACTTCACCGAGCTCGCTTTCCCCAACGAACTCATCAAGCG TGGAATGGTGAGAGGAGCTCCGAAGAAGAATGAGGAGGAGGAGCTGCCGAGAAACGACGAGCTCAACATCTTGACGGCGATCTGGAAATGGGTCACCGAGCTCTTTTTCCCCAACGAACACATCAAGAC AGGCGTGGCGAGAGGCGATCCGAAGAAGCCCGAGGAGCTGGAGCTGCTGATAAAGGACTACCCTTACGCGGTCGACGGGCTGGAGATCTGGACGGCGATCAAGGAATGGGTCACGGACTACTGCGCGATATACTACGccgacggcgacggcgccgtcgcggGCGACAGCGAGCTGCAGGCGTGGTGGAGCGAGGTGCGAAACGTGGGCCACGGCGACCTGCGCGACGCGCCGTGGTGGCCGGCGATGGACAGCGTCGACGACCTCGTGGAGACCTGCGCCACCATCATCTGGCTCGGATCGGCTTATCACTCGGCCGTCAGCTTCGGGCAGTACGGGTACAACGGCTTCGTCCCCAACCGCCCCACCATCACCTCCGGGGAGATGCCGGCCGACGCCAAAGCGGTGGTGACCGAGGCCGAGTTCCTCGGCCGCATCACCCCGAAGACCGAGGCGTTCGGCCTCATGGCGCTCACCATGAACCCGCCCGTGAAGCCGGGGGAGCCGCTCATGGGAGAGCGGCCGGACACGGAGCGGTGGACGAGCGAGCAGCGGGCGGCCAAGGCGCTGCTGGAGTTCAACGCGAAGCTGGACGCGGTCGCGGAGGCCGTCAAGAAGAGGAACGCCGACGGCGCGCTGCGGAACCGGAACGGGCCCGTGGAGGTGCCCTACACGCTGCTCGCGCCGAGGGCCGACCCTGCGGCACCACACGTCGGTGGGATTCCCAACAGCATCGCCGTTTGA